In Xiphophorus couchianus chromosome 24, X_couchianus-1.0, whole genome shotgun sequence, a single genomic region encodes these proteins:
- the psmb6 gene encoding proteasome subunit beta type-6, giving the protein MAAAASMMPIFGHQISSKNDLVPDWSREEVSTGTTIMAVEYDGGVVIGADSRTTTGAYIANRVTDKLTRIHDRIYCCRSGSAADTQAIAEVVSYQLGFHSVELDEPPLVETAANLFRASCYRYREELMAGILVAGWDRRKGGQVYCVPIGGMLVRQPVAVGGSGSTYVYGFMDSNYKPGLNKDQCLELTASALSLAMERDGSSGGVIRLASISEDGVERRVILGDQLPRFSTH; this is encoded by the exons atggCGGCCGCAGCGTCTATGATGCCGATCTTCGGTCATCAGATTTCCTCGAAAAATGACCTGGTTCCGGACTGGAGCAGGGAGGAAGTCAGCACAGGG acCACCATCATGGCGGTGGAGTACGATGGAGGAGTGGTGATTGGAGCCGACTCCCGGACCACCACAGG AGCTTACATCGCCAACAGAGTGACAGACAAACTGACCCGAATCCACGACAGGATCTACTGCTGCAG gtCTGGATCGGCTGCAGACACTCAGGCCATCGCTGAGGTTGTTTCCTACCAGCTGGGCTTCCACAG TGTGGAGCTGGACGAGCCCCCCCTGGTGGAGACAGCGGCCAACCTGTTCAGAGCCAGCTGCTACCGGTACCGAGAGGAGCTGATGGCTGGGATCCTGGTGGCCGGCTGGGACCGCAGGAAGGGAGGACAG GTGTACTGTGTTCCCATTGGAGGAATGCTGGTCCGTCAGCCCGTGGCGGTGGGCGGCAGCGGCAGCACCTACGTCTACGGCTTCATGGACTCCAACTACAAACCGGGCCTGAACAAGGACCAGTGTCTGGAGCTAACTGCCTCAG CTCTATCTCTGGCCATGGAGAGGGACGGCTCCAGCGGCGGCGTCATCAGGCTGGCCTCCATCTCTGAGGACGGCGTGGAGCGGCGGGTCATTCTGGGAGACCAGCTGCCCCGGTTCTCCACTCACTGA